A DNA window from Kitasatospora atroaurantiaca contains the following coding sequences:
- a CDS encoding maleylpyruvate isomerase family mycothiol-dependent enzyme: protein MTESSARTSVSTQLIEATVATAEDIARILRSTPYATARIPGAAWSVGEAAAHLALANQLMAEVARGLDRPYGDGTPAGLAAANAESLAAYPERDPAVLADAIVHHTRTFAEDSAARPATEPVLTPMGPMDLETLASYLLTHMLGHGYDLARALKQPHMIDRERVDLSLPFLLTAMPRVVDPRATAGRHARYAIGLRGGARFGVTIADGTVTVTRQPPHRPDCTIVSEHVTFFLMALGRCTPMQAISRGKTLAWGRKPWLAPGFPTYFRAP from the coding sequence ATGACCGAGTCCTCTGCTCGTACCTCCGTGAGTACACAACTGATCGAGGCGACCGTGGCCACGGCCGAGGACATCGCCCGGATACTCCGGTCCACCCCTTACGCGACGGCTCGAATACCGGGAGCAGCGTGGTCCGTGGGTGAGGCGGCAGCACACCTCGCACTGGCCAACCAGCTGATGGCGGAGGTCGCCCGCGGCCTGGACCGCCCCTACGGCGACGGAACCCCGGCGGGCCTCGCGGCGGCCAACGCCGAATCGCTAGCGGCCTACCCCGAGCGCGACCCGGCCGTCCTCGCCGACGCGATCGTCCACCACACCCGTACCTTCGCCGAGGACAGCGCCGCTCGGCCCGCCACCGAGCCCGTGCTCACCCCGATGGGCCCGATGGACCTGGAGACGCTGGCCTCCTACCTGCTCACCCACATGCTGGGGCACGGATACGACCTGGCCCGCGCCCTGAAGCAGCCGCACATGATCGACCGCGAGCGCGTCGACCTGTCCCTTCCGTTCCTCCTCACCGCCATGCCCCGCGTCGTCGACCCCCGCGCGACCGCCGGCCGCCACGCCCGCTACGCGATCGGACTGCGCGGTGGCGCGCGCTTCGGCGTCACCATCGCCGACGGCACGGTGACGGTCACTCGGCAACCGCCGCACCGCCCCGACTGCACGATCGTCTCCGAACACGTCACCTTCTTCCTCATGGCCCTCGGTCGCTGCACCCCCATGCAGGCCATCTCCCGGGGCAAAACACTCGCCTGGGGCCGCAAACCCTGGCTCGCACCCGGCTTCCCCACGTACTTCAGGGCGCCCTGA
- a CDS encoding ATP-grasp domain-containing protein translates to MLSLDVSVPALLVKIGHYPLHHGGVAAIRTLGRLGVPMYAVTEDRFTPAGVSRYLREAFVWPTTGAEDPERLVAGLVRIGRRIGRRTLLIPTDERAAVLIAEHLDELAEYFLAPRTPAGLTRRLASKQGLYELCLQHDVPTPATTSPAHYREIEEFAASARFPVIAKNRDPCARTVETPLRRTTLVATPRELLTRAAEWGRQPEVILQEWLPRSEAEDWAVQLHLGAESGSRLLFTGVKVRSFPADAGITACAYSVPNTQLAEMAADFCKKIGYVGVASLDWRFDRRDGQYKLVDFNPRIGAQFRVFETEGGVDVVRALHLEMTGRRTPESPPVNGRRLIVEHIDPRTRWAYRRNGYTSPSAPARATETEWGWWARDDLAPVLAMLARSVPSAARMVAGAWRERRGIGR, encoded by the coding sequence ATGCTTTCCCTTGATGTTTCCGTTCCGGCCCTGCTCGTGAAGATCGGCCACTATCCACTGCATCACGGCGGCGTAGCGGCGATCCGCACCCTGGGACGGCTCGGGGTACCGATGTACGCCGTCACCGAGGACCGCTTCACTCCAGCCGGCGTCTCGCGCTATCTCAGGGAGGCCTTCGTCTGGCCGACGACGGGTGCCGAAGACCCGGAGAGGCTCGTGGCAGGCCTGGTCCGGATCGGTCGGCGGATCGGGCGCCGCACTCTGCTCATCCCCACCGACGAGCGAGCCGCAGTCCTGATCGCGGAGCACCTGGACGAGCTCGCGGAGTACTTCCTCGCGCCGAGAACCCCGGCGGGACTGACCCGCCGGCTCGCCAGCAAGCAGGGGTTGTACGAGCTCTGCCTGCAGCACGACGTTCCTACGCCGGCGACCACATCTCCCGCCCACTACAGGGAGATTGAGGAGTTCGCCGCCAGTGCGCGCTTCCCGGTCATCGCCAAGAACCGGGACCCGTGCGCCCGGACGGTCGAAACGCCGCTCCGCAGGACCACCCTCGTCGCAACCCCCCGCGAACTGCTCACCCGGGCAGCGGAGTGGGGCCGGCAGCCCGAGGTGATCCTCCAGGAGTGGCTGCCGCGCAGCGAGGCCGAGGACTGGGCAGTCCAACTGCACCTCGGGGCGGAGTCCGGTTCGCGGCTGCTGTTCACCGGGGTCAAGGTCCGCTCCTTTCCCGCGGATGCGGGGATCACGGCCTGCGCGTACTCGGTACCCAACACTCAGCTCGCGGAGATGGCAGCAGACTTCTGCAAAAAGATCGGGTACGTGGGGGTCGCCTCTCTGGACTGGCGCTTCGACCGCCGGGACGGACAGTACAAGCTGGTCGACTTCAATCCGCGGATCGGCGCTCAGTTTCGCGTCTTCGAGACCGAAGGCGGAGTTGATGTGGTGCGCGCACTGCACCTGGAGATGACGGGACGTCGGACTCCGGAATCACCGCCGGTCAACGGACGCCGGTTGATCGTCGAGCACATCGACCCACGGACGCGGTGGGCTTACCGGCGCAACGGCTACACCTCCCCGTCGGCCCCTGCGCGGGCCACGGAGACGGAGTGGGGCTGGTGGGCAAGGGACGACCTGGCGCCCGTCCTCGCCATGCTCGCGCGCTCCGTCCCGTCAGCAGCTCGCATGGTGGCCGGAGCCTGGCGCGAGCGTCGCGGCATCGGCAGGTAG
- a CDS encoding oligosaccharide flippase family protein translates to MSVGTASPEARTSFRALLWNYSAAVAGVLLQLCYTAYTARVVSPRHFGDYAAASASLAALGNIADAGLFTYLLRAEHLTRQTVRTAYRVAAVSGALCFATTQAVASLCANVWGLPEIEPTVRLFGLLFLTEPLLYASTAALRRMDLARFASFTETGALLVGMAVGSALLAAGWSPYGLVAARIVTTVVTLGIAGLRLARCPLPVGPRVPARSMVGVSGAFAGYRVIQILATNVPMYAVTRVLGPTATGQYSRASLVVGLPMGTLCHRLRCSVMPSLARINGEGRTLGNALPDLLSAASAIAFVSFGVLAAVGPAALRLLLGPGWGTAGELMTVFAAGAPLVLLCQVGYTVDEVRKAMGALLQTQLLVVAITAGVVALGVAAGRSLALVAAAYSAASAVGHLAQLVRWHRARLCHLPSLVRPYLIHAAVGGALYVSGSLAARWGDGPLSQIMHGLLGMAPVALVCVAARRRLPFYSTAVARGLVTQ, encoded by the coding sequence TTGTCCGTCGGAACCGCAAGCCCGGAGGCGCGCACCAGTTTCAGGGCACTGCTCTGGAACTACTCCGCAGCCGTCGCGGGGGTGCTCCTCCAGCTCTGCTACACGGCCTACACCGCTCGCGTGGTGTCCCCCCGCCACTTCGGTGACTACGCCGCGGCGAGCGCCTCCCTTGCCGCTCTCGGCAACATCGCAGACGCGGGCCTGTTCACCTACCTGCTGCGTGCAGAGCACCTGACCCGGCAGACGGTGCGCACCGCCTACCGCGTCGCGGCGGTCAGCGGCGCGCTGTGCTTCGCCACGACCCAGGCGGTGGCCTCGCTGTGCGCCAACGTGTGGGGGCTGCCGGAGATCGAGCCCACAGTCCGACTGTTCGGGTTGCTCTTTCTCACCGAGCCTCTTCTCTACGCATCCACTGCGGCGCTACGGCGCATGGATCTCGCCCGCTTCGCCTCGTTCACCGAGACGGGCGCGCTCCTCGTCGGCATGGCCGTCGGCTCGGCCCTGCTTGCCGCAGGATGGAGCCCGTACGGCTTGGTGGCCGCTCGGATCGTCACTACGGTGGTGACGCTGGGAATTGCCGGCCTACGGCTCGCCCGCTGTCCGCTACCGGTGGGCCCCCGGGTACCGGCCCGCTCCATGGTCGGAGTGTCCGGGGCCTTCGCCGGGTACAGAGTGATCCAGATTCTCGCCACCAACGTACCCATGTACGCGGTCACCCGCGTCCTCGGGCCGACCGCCACCGGTCAGTACTCCCGGGCTTCGCTCGTGGTGGGGCTGCCGATGGGCACCCTGTGCCACCGCCTGCGCTGCTCCGTCATGCCCTCTCTGGCGCGAATCAACGGCGAAGGCCGGACACTCGGCAACGCCCTGCCCGATCTGCTCAGCGCCGCCTCGGCCATCGCCTTCGTCTCCTTCGGCGTGCTGGCCGCCGTCGGTCCAGCGGCGCTACGGCTCTTGCTGGGGCCCGGCTGGGGAACCGCGGGTGAGTTGATGACGGTCTTCGCCGCGGGCGCGCCGTTGGTGCTGTTGTGTCAAGTCGGCTACACGGTCGATGAGGTCCGCAAAGCCATGGGAGCGCTGCTGCAGACCCAACTACTCGTCGTGGCGATCACGGCCGGTGTCGTCGCGCTCGGGGTAGCCGCGGGCCGAAGCCTTGCGCTCGTCGCCGCGGCCTACTCCGCCGCCTCCGCCGTCGGTCATCTGGCGCAGCTCGTCCGCTGGCATCGCGCACGGCTGTGCCATCTGCCGTCGCTCGTCCGGCCTTATCTCATCCACGCGGCGGTCGGAGGGGCCCTGTACGTCAGCGGATCCCTGGCTGCGCGATGGGGGGACGGGCCGCTGTCACAGATCATGCACGGGCTGCTCGGCATGGCACCTGTTGCCCTGGTGTGCGTAGCAGCCCGGCGCCGGCTTCCCTTCTACTCCACCGCCGTCGCCCGCGGGCTCGTCACCCAGTGA
- a CDS encoding polysaccharide deacetylase family protein — protein MNPAVRARLAPWYARCNAWEGADAALRRSPAQAWFRRRSAGRLAVLGYHGIEDAAGFEAHLDQLQRSSVPVSLRQVEEAARGGPPLPPRSVLITFDDGDRTVHTHALPLLAARGIPAVCFVIPGLLGTDQPFWWDEVEHLARHGGTTGRVPAARPEATVHLLKLLSEHERQLALDELRASAATPAPRRHQLTADDLQELEAGGVVIGNHTLTHPCLDRCDDDQVRAEVLEAHALLSRALGRPPTTFAYPNGNTDERAHRLLAGAGYRSGFLYNHRLAALEGLNPLRIDRLVVSTRTSSDRLETILSGLHPAVFRVARRAARTAAHAGQLLSSKS, from the coding sequence GTGAACCCGGCCGTCAGGGCGAGGCTCGCGCCCTGGTACGCGCGCTGCAACGCCTGGGAGGGTGCAGATGCCGCACTGCGTCGATCCCCGGCTCAGGCCTGGTTCCGGCGCAGGTCCGCGGGCCGGCTCGCCGTCCTCGGCTATCACGGGATCGAGGATGCCGCGGGGTTCGAGGCCCATCTCGACCAGCTGCAGCGCTCTTCGGTGCCGGTCTCGCTGCGCCAGGTCGAGGAGGCCGCGCGCGGCGGTCCGCCCTTGCCGCCGCGCAGTGTGCTGATCACCTTTGACGACGGGGACCGAACCGTGCACACGCACGCCCTGCCCCTGCTGGCAGCGCGCGGGATCCCGGCCGTGTGCTTCGTCATCCCCGGTCTCCTCGGGACCGACCAGCCGTTCTGGTGGGACGAGGTGGAGCATCTGGCCCGCCACGGCGGCACCACCGGCCGTGTCCCCGCCGCCCGGCCCGAGGCCACCGTCCACCTGCTGAAGCTGCTGTCGGAGCACGAACGGCAGCTGGCCCTGGACGAGTTGCGCGCGAGCGCCGCCACGCCCGCGCCCCGGCGACACCAGCTCACCGCCGACGACCTGCAGGAGCTGGAGGCGGGCGGTGTCGTCATCGGCAACCACACCCTGACCCACCCGTGCCTCGACCGCTGCGACGACGACCAGGTGCGGGCCGAGGTGCTGGAGGCTCACGCGCTGCTGAGTCGGGCGCTCGGCCGTCCGCCGACCACCTTCGCCTATCCCAACGGCAACACCGACGAGCGGGCGCACCGCCTCCTCGCCGGTGCCGGGTACCGCTCAGGGTTCCTGTACAACCACCGGCTGGCCGCTCTCGAGGGCCTGAATCCCCTGCGGATCGACCGGCTGGTGGTCTCCACCCGGACCAGCTCGGACCGGCTGGAGACGATCCTGTCCGGCCTCCACCCGGCCGTGTTCAGGGTCGCCCGCCGCGCCGCCCGTACCGCGGCGCACGCGGGTCAGCTGCTCAGCAGCAAGTCCTGA
- a CDS encoding glycosyltransferase family 4 protein codes for MPFLSEFRQSFFRRMAEDLNDRGVGLVVAYGAPYNRDQRERQDVVDIEGAVRLPQWSAHVAGRPLVHKRLGSLVRSSDVLVVDQSLRNLELYPLLLRQLVGRGPTVAMWDHGRTYTRPQSRLEQSLKYALTRRASWFFSYTAGGAQAVTERGFPRQRVTVVQNTIDTAELSAAYRNVTDDQLSELHHEYGLTPGRTGLFVGALSPSKRIPFLIEAADEIAARLPGFRLLVAGTGQQRALVEEAAARSSAVVPVGQAFGARKALLGAVSDVLLMPGLVGLCAVDSFVLQVPVVTTAWPWHAPEFEYLEHGRNALVAPDDPGQYARAVADLLGNPGELDAMRRECGNDAQRYTIEEMSRRFVEGLVRLLEDTAR; via the coding sequence ATGCCGTTCCTCTCGGAGTTCCGGCAGTCCTTCTTCCGGAGGATGGCGGAGGACCTGAACGACCGGGGGGTAGGCCTCGTGGTTGCCTACGGAGCCCCGTACAACCGAGATCAGCGCGAGCGCCAGGACGTCGTCGACATCGAGGGCGCGGTACGGCTGCCGCAGTGGAGCGCCCATGTGGCAGGCCGCCCGCTGGTCCACAAGCGGCTCGGCTCCCTGGTGCGCTCCTCGGACGTGCTGGTGGTCGACCAGTCGCTGCGCAACCTGGAGCTGTACCCGCTCCTGCTCCGGCAGCTGGTCGGCCGGGGGCCGACGGTCGCCATGTGGGATCACGGCCGGACCTACACCCGGCCGCAGTCGCGGCTGGAACAGTCGCTCAAGTACGCCCTCACGCGGCGCGCCAGCTGGTTCTTCTCCTACACCGCAGGCGGTGCGCAGGCGGTGACCGAGCGGGGATTCCCCCGACAGCGGGTGACGGTCGTGCAGAACACCATCGACACCGCCGAGCTCAGCGCGGCCTATCGGAATGTGACGGATGACCAGCTCTCGGAACTGCACCACGAGTACGGGCTCACACCCGGCCGGACCGGGCTGTTCGTCGGCGCGCTGAGCCCCAGCAAGCGCATCCCGTTCCTGATCGAGGCGGCCGACGAGATCGCCGCAAGGTTGCCGGGGTTCCGGCTGCTGGTCGCGGGAACGGGCCAGCAGAGGGCTCTGGTCGAGGAAGCGGCGGCCAGATCGAGCGCGGTGGTCCCGGTGGGCCAGGCGTTCGGCGCGCGCAAGGCGTTGCTCGGGGCGGTGTCCGACGTGCTGCTGATGCCAGGTCTGGTGGGGCTGTGCGCGGTGGACTCCTTCGTCCTCCAGGTACCTGTCGTCACGACCGCCTGGCCGTGGCACGCTCCGGAGTTCGAATACCTGGAGCACGGCCGCAACGCACTCGTCGCACCGGATGACCCTGGGCAGTACGCCCGCGCCGTGGCCGATCTGCTCGGCAACCCCGGAGAGCTCGACGCCATGCGACGCGAATGCGGAAACGACGCGCAGCGCTACACCATCGAGGAGATGAGCCGCCGGTTCGTCGAGGGGCTCGTACGCCTGCTGGAGGACACCGCGCGATGA
- a CDS encoding GNAT family N-acetyltransferase, translating to MTRPADPSSALAAQATPGLQVHRTPGTLAPLEPGWRDLVASLPGSSYFMTPDWVLGAWETMDPDTPATVEVAVWSGPAGRVEAVAPVLRVRGRLHHRLPLPVTSWTLLGYAADAADHGLLPAAPHRREEVRAWLRRRTRWSSFWLPAMDPEADPYLLPPGTRRIARNTCPRLAIGPGAAVGSSGFRKDVRRYERQLAQQEVSFRWVAPPDMTAEVLDAVLRLHRLRQDHKGNTTGFGPERRGFHLRLQQRADADRGPAALVAEHQGTVIGAVYGFLWSNTFAYYNGGWDPAYARLSLGTVLVNRAISAAAEHGVRTFDFLRGDEPYKYRPFGAHDRHDVQWLRPRSLTAVLAGTAIHQHDRRRPHGATPPPPDGSASPEI from the coding sequence ATGACCCGACCCGCTGACCCGTCCAGCGCGCTTGCTGCGCAGGCCACCCCCGGCCTGCAGGTCCACCGCACACCCGGCACGCTCGCGCCGCTGGAACCGGGCTGGCGGGACCTGGTCGCATCGCTGCCCGGCTCCTCGTACTTCATGACCCCCGACTGGGTGCTCGGTGCCTGGGAGACCATGGACCCGGACACCCCGGCCACGGTCGAGGTGGCGGTATGGAGCGGGCCAGCCGGTCGGGTCGAGGCGGTGGCCCCGGTCCTCCGCGTCCGAGGCAGACTGCACCATCGGCTCCCGCTGCCCGTGACCAGTTGGACCCTCCTGGGGTACGCGGCCGACGCGGCCGACCACGGTCTCCTCCCCGCCGCGCCGCACCGCCGAGAGGAGGTCAGGGCCTGGCTTCGTCGCCGCACTCGGTGGAGCAGCTTCTGGTTGCCGGCCATGGATCCCGAGGCCGACCCCTACCTCCTCCCACCCGGTACTCGCCGCATCGCCAGGAACACCTGCCCCCGGCTGGCGATCGGTCCGGGCGCCGCCGTCGGATCCAGCGGGTTCCGCAAGGACGTCCGCCGCTACGAGCGACAACTCGCCCAGCAGGAGGTGTCCTTCCGCTGGGTGGCGCCGCCGGACATGACCGCCGAGGTGCTGGACGCCGTGCTGAGGCTGCACCGGCTGCGCCAGGACCACAAGGGGAACACCACCGGCTTCGGCCCCGAGCGGCGAGGCTTCCACCTGCGGCTCCAGCAGCGCGCCGACGCAGACCGCGGGCCCGCGGCACTGGTGGCCGAACACCAGGGCACTGTGATCGGAGCGGTCTACGGCTTTCTGTGGAGCAACACCTTCGCCTACTACAACGGCGGATGGGACCCGGCCTACGCCCGCCTGAGCCTCGGTACAGTCCTCGTCAACCGAGCCATCTCCGCAGCGGCCGAGCACGGAGTGCGGACCTTCGACTTCCTGCGCGGCGACGAGCCGTACAAGTACCGCCCGTTCGGCGCGCACGATCGCCATGACGTCCAGTGGCTCCGCCCCCGCAGCCTGACGGCCGTCCTCGCCGGCACCGCCATCCACCAGCACGACCGCCGCCGGCCTCACGGGGCGACCCCACCACCGCCGGACGGATCGGCCAGCCCGGAGATCTGA
- a CDS encoding M20/M25/M40 family metallo-hydrolase, which produces MSESKAERVAAPKVTAESEVAEICRDLIRIDTSNYGDGTGPGERGAAEYVAEQLAEFGLEPQIFESAKGRASTVVRIEGEDRSRPGLLIHGHTDVVPANAADWTYDPFSGEIADGCVWGRGAVDMKDMDAMTLAVIRDRLRTGRKPPRDIVLAFVADEEAGGTYGARYLVDKHPELFEGVTEGIGEVGGFSFTVNNDVRLYLIETAEKGMHWMRLTVEGRAGHGSMENDDNAITELCEAVARLGRHKFPLRITKTVRAFLDELSDALGVELDPENMDETLRVLGGIAKMIGTTLRNTAQPTMLGAGYKVNVIPGQATAHVDGRFLPGYEEEFLADLDRVLGPRVKRESLHSDKAIETSFDGALVEAMQSALRAEDPIARAVPYCLSGGTDAKSFQDLGIRCFGFAPLQLPPELDFAGMFHGVDERVPVEGLKFGVRVLDRFIDAC; this is translated from the coding sequence GTGAGCGAGTCGAAGGCGGAGCGGGTGGCTGCCCCGAAGGTGACGGCCGAGTCGGAGGTCGCCGAGATCTGCCGCGACCTGATCCGGATCGACACCAGTAACTACGGTGACGGCACGGGCCCGGGGGAGCGGGGCGCGGCGGAGTACGTCGCGGAGCAGCTGGCCGAGTTCGGGCTCGAGCCGCAGATCTTCGAGTCCGCCAAGGGACGGGCCTCGACGGTGGTCCGGATCGAGGGCGAGGACCGCTCCCGTCCCGGCCTGCTGATCCACGGCCACACCGACGTGGTGCCGGCCAACGCCGCCGACTGGACGTACGACCCGTTCTCCGGGGAGATCGCGGACGGCTGCGTCTGGGGCCGTGGCGCGGTGGACATGAAGGACATGGACGCGATGACGCTCGCGGTGATCCGCGACCGGCTGCGGACGGGGCGCAAGCCCCCGCGTGACATCGTGCTCGCCTTCGTCGCGGACGAGGAGGCGGGCGGCACGTACGGCGCCCGCTACCTGGTCGACAAGCACCCCGAGCTGTTCGAGGGTGTCACGGAGGGCATCGGGGAGGTCGGCGGGTTCTCCTTCACGGTCAACAACGACGTGCGGCTGTACCTGATCGAGACGGCCGAGAAGGGCATGCACTGGATGCGGCTCACGGTCGAGGGCCGGGCCGGGCACGGGTCGATGGAGAACGACGACAACGCCATCACCGAGCTCTGCGAGGCGGTCGCCCGGCTGGGGCGGCACAAGTTCCCGCTGCGGATCACCAAGACCGTCCGGGCCTTCCTCGACGAGCTGTCGGACGCGCTCGGGGTCGAGCTCGACCCCGAGAACATGGACGAGACGCTGCGGGTGCTCGGCGGCATCGCCAAGATGATCGGCACCACGCTGCGCAACACCGCCCAGCCGACCATGCTCGGCGCCGGCTACAAGGTGAACGTCATCCCCGGCCAGGCCACCGCGCACGTGGACGGGCGCTTCCTGCCCGGCTACGAGGAGGAGTTCCTGGCCGACCTGGACCGGGTGCTCGGGCCGCGGGTGAAGCGGGAGAGCCTGCACTCGGACAAGGCGATCGAGACCAGCTTCGACGGCGCCCTGGTGGAGGCGATGCAGTCCGCACTGCGCGCCGAGGACCCGATCGCCCGGGCCGTGCCGTACTGCCTGTCGGGCGGCACCGATGCCAAGTCCTTCCAGGACCTCGGCATCCGCTGCTTCGGGTTCGCGCCGCTGCAGCTGCCGCCGGAGCTGGACTTCGCCGGGATGTTCCACGGCGTGGACGAGCGGGTGCCGGTGGAGGGGCTCAAGTTCGGCGTGCGCGTGCTGGACAGGTTCATCGACGCCTGCTGA
- a CDS encoding chaplin gives MKVKKIAAVAAATGGLVLAGAGVAAAHGGAQAEGAAVNSPGVASGNLIQVPVHVPVNVCGNTINVIGLLNPAFGNNCQNF, from the coding sequence ATGAAGGTCAAGAAGATCGCTGCTGTCGCCGCCGCCACCGGTGGGCTGGTTCTCGCGGGTGCGGGTGTCGCCGCCGCCCACGGTGGTGCGCAGGCCGAGGGTGCTGCCGTGAACTCCCCGGGCGTGGCCTCGGGCAACCTGATCCAGGTCCCCGTGCACGTGCCGGTGAACGTCTGCGGCAACACCATCAACGTGATCGGCCTGCTGAACCCGGCGTTCGGCAACAACTGCCAGAACTTCTGA
- a CDS encoding chaplin: MRQVAKRGILTAVATGSVLASTAGYAYASAEAQGGAANSPGVGSGNAVQAPVDVPVNACGNTVSVVGLLNPAMGNHCGNTESGDAGHGGSGSGGSGSAGSGSSAEGGTHGSPGVASGNNVQAPVSVPVDACGNSVNVVGLGNPAFGNDCGNHGSSTATPPSSPPGHEEDCPPGGTEHTPPPRSTPPTSTPPGNTPPSTGGTNQTPPAGTGTTRVSIPEQPTQSTTTSAAREQLASTGANGLELIAPAGIALLLAGGVLYRRSRVGAR, encoded by the coding sequence ATGCGACAGGTCGCAAAGAGGGGAATCCTCACCGCCGTCGCCACCGGCAGCGTGCTGGCCTCGACCGCAGGCTACGCGTACGCGAGTGCCGAGGCCCAGGGCGGCGCGGCGAACTCGCCCGGGGTGGGCTCCGGGAATGCCGTTCAGGCTCCCGTGGACGTCCCCGTGAACGCCTGCGGCAACACGGTCAGCGTGGTCGGCCTGCTCAACCCGGCCATGGGCAACCACTGCGGCAACACCGAGTCGGGCGACGCAGGTCACGGAGGCTCGGGGTCCGGAGGCTCGGGGTCCGCGGGCTCCGGGTCCTCGGCGGAGGGTGGGACGCACGGCTCGCCGGGCGTCGCCTCGGGGAACAACGTGCAGGCCCCGGTGAGCGTCCCGGTGGACGCCTGCGGGAACTCGGTCAACGTGGTCGGCCTCGGTAACCCCGCGTTCGGCAACGACTGCGGCAACCACGGCTCGTCCACCGCCACCCCGCCCAGCAGCCCGCCCGGTCACGAGGAGGACTGCCCGCCCGGTGGCACGGAGCACACCCCGCCGCCGCGCAGCACCCCGCCCACCAGCACGCCCCCTGGTAACACGCCGCCGAGCACCGGCGGCACCAACCAGACCCCGCCGGCGGGCACCGGCACCACCCGGGTCAGCATCCCCGAGCAGCCCACCCAGTCGACCACCACGTCGGCCGCCCGTGAGCAGCTCGCCTCGACCGGAGCGAACGGCCTTGAGCTGATCGCGCCGGCCGGCATCGCGCTGCTGCTCGCCGGTGGTGTGCTCTACCGCCGCTCCCGCGTCGGGGCTCGTTGA
- a CDS encoding DUF5703 family protein has protein sequence MVRQPEYEYQSLRMPRGTTRNAARQLLTEHAEYGHWELDRLRLFPDGSRTVLLRRRIIRQVRSW, from the coding sequence CTGGTCCGGCAACCGGAGTACGAGTACCAGTCGCTGCGCATGCCGCGCGGCACGACCCGCAATGCCGCCCGGCAGCTGCTCACCGAGCACGCCGAGTACGGGCACTGGGAGTTGGACCGCCTGCGGCTCTTCCCCGACGGCAGCCGTACGGTGCTGCTCCGTCGCCGGATCATCCGGCAGGTCAGGAGCTGGTAG